A part of Vigna radiata var. radiata cultivar VC1973A chromosome 11, Vradiata_ver6, whole genome shotgun sequence genomic DNA contains:
- the LOC111240533 gene encoding non-specific lipid transfer protein GPI-anchored 2 isoform X1 produces MTAEVVSMVMNNSAASALVLVVLVSSAAAAAAAIAEGCREDLIAFSGCLAYVSYPPNNLTESPSEKCCMAFSRAVESVCLCYVVGDPLILGFPLNTTRLFSLSSLCPSPFSTSFPSLCSNSSALPPLAAASNQTLGTSVSESFIFFCR; encoded by the exons ATGACAGCAGAAGTGGTATCGATGGTGATGAATAATTCAGCAGCGTCAGCGTTGGTGCTCGTGGTGTTGGTGAGCTCCGcagcggcggcggcggcggcgatAGCGGAGGGGTGCAGGGAGGATCTAATAGCGTTTTCAGGATGTCTGGCATACGTGTCGTATCCGCCGAACAACCTGACAGAAAGTCCTTCGGAGAAGTGCTGCATGGCGTTCTCAAGGGCGGTAGAATCGGTTTGCCTCTGCTACGTTGTCGGCGACCCTCTGATTCTTGGCTTCCCTCTCAACACGACGAgactcttctctctctcttccctTTGTCCGTCTCCATTCTCAACCTCTTTTCCCTCTCTTTGTTCAA aTTCTTCTGCTCTGCCTCCTCTCGCCGCCGCATCGAATCAAACTCTGGGAACTTCTGTCAGTGagtctttcattttcttctgtcGTTAA
- the LOC106777108 gene encoding probable RNA helicase SDE3, which produces MSTAGWSDEERSVIGDKAEIGFLDFEEERSVCSDFDYEGAPVVVSAPFPFVDGKPQSVYIGDTAVDLITVRNTTDEPVDLWSVHIFASNPTDSFTLSLTEPLPENSNADGEQSCLESFTLEDRVLQPRENLKVWLSCKTKEIGMCSSVIYFDAGDEKIERVVFLLVEDKISKSLAAKRPYSRAKKKDKFVVDNYVPGSRPPAKPTRRYINRLPVYHIPRDMRELLENNQIPQVVEEGLTGRTYSSYFKTLIIMEEIQLEEDMRIYDMESISMRKRNNRFLSMEVPGLAERRPSLVHGDRIFVKLAYDNSNRQPYEGFIHRVEADEIYLKFDPEYNLYHYHKDENTYDVHFTYNRINMRRLYQAAEATENLGTDILFPSTSKKRHIKTTALVPISGTFNEEQICSIKMILGCKGAPPYLIHGPPGTGKTRTIVETILQLYKYHKNARILVCAPSNSAADYILERLLTQQDIELRENEIFRLNASTRPYEDVKPEIIRFCFFDDMVFKCPPVNALSYYKIIISTYMSASLLYAEDVARGHFSHIFLDEAGQASEPETLIPVSHLCTMKTVVVLAGDQLQLGPVIYSKKADEFGLGVSYMERLSGLPLYASGDTNYVTRLVRNYRCHPAILHLPSKLFYCGELLACRDSTTFLTMGELLPNKEFPILFCGIQGCDEREGNNPSWFNRIEASKVIEVVNRLIVGGNIKEENIGIITPYRQQVSKIKQTLENLDMPNIKVGSVEQFQGQEKEVIIISTVRSTIKHNEFDRVHCLGFLSNYRRFNVAITRAISLLVIIGNPHIICKDENWSQMLWYCVDNSSYQGCSLPERVEPYDDEDTGENPYSTEDNAWPSNNAEWGQDSSNNAEWDQDSSQIGLPKPVTDEAEWSDGWRSN; this is translated from the exons ATGAGTACTGCCGGGTGGTCAGATGAGGAACGCTCTGTCATTGGAGATAAGGCTGAAATTGGGTTTCTAGATTTTGAGGAAGAGAGATCTGTTTGCAGTGACTTTGATTATGAAGGGGCTCCTGTTGTTGTATCTGCCCCATTTCCATTTGTGGATGGCAAGCCTCAATCTGTATATATAGGGGACACTGCTGTGGATTTAATAACCGTTAGGAATACTACTGATGAACCAGTGGACCTGTGGAGTGTTCATATTTTTGCCTCAAATCCTACGGATAGTTTCACTCTCTCTCTTACAGAACCTCTACCGGAAAATTCAAATGCAGATGGAGAACAGAGCTGCTTAGAATCTTTCACTTTGGAGGACAGGGTGCTTCAACCTCGTGAAAACTTGAAAGTATGGCTGTCTTGCAAGACAAAAGAAATTGGCATGTGCTCATCAGTCATATATTTTGATGCTGGagatgaaaaaattgaaagggTGGTTTTCCTCTTAGTTGAAGACAAAATCTCCAAGTCTTTGGCTGCTAAGAGGCCCTATTCAAGAGCAAAGAAAAAGGACAAATTTGTTGTGGATAATTATGTTCCAGGCTCACGTCCTCCAGCGAAGCCAACTCGAAGATACATAAACAGGCTTCCAGTATATCACATTCCCAGGGACATGAGAGAGTTGCTTGAGAATAATCAGATCCCTCAAGTTGTTGAAGAAGGTCTTACTGGAAGGACTTATTCATcttatttcaaaacattaataataatggAAGAGATCCAGTTGGAg GAAGACATGAGGATTTATGATATGGAATCTATATCGATGAGAAAGAGGAACAATCGATTTTTGTCTATGGAGGTTCCTGGGCTTGCTGAGAGAAGACCATCTCTGGTTCATGGGGATCGTATATTTGTTAAGCTCGCATATGATAATAGCAACAGACAGCCTTATGAG GGCTTTATCCACCGAGTTGAAGCTGATGAAATTTATTTGAAGTTTGATCCTGAATATAACCTTTACCATTACCACAAGGACGAAAATACATATGATGTTCACTTCACCTATAACAGGATCAATATGAGAAGGCTATATCAAGCAGCTGAGGCAACAGAAAACTTGGGTACCGACATCCTCTTTCCATCTACATCAAAAAAGAGACACATTAAAACTACTGCTCTAGTACCCATATCTGGTACTTTTAACGAGGAGCAAATTTGTTCAATCAAAATGATTCTTGGTTGCAAAGGTGCCCCACCTTATTTGATTCATGGACCCCCTGGTACGGGAAAGACAAGGACAATAGTAGAAACAATCCTGCAGCTCTACAAATATCACAAGAATGCTCGGATTCTTGTGTGTGCACCCTCAAATAGTGCAGCAGACTACATACTGGAGAGACTCCTTACTCAACAGGACATTGAGTTGCgagaaaatgaaatattcaGGCTCAATGCATCTACCAGGCCATACGAAGATGTTAAACCAGAAATTATCCGCTTCTGCTTCTTTGATGATATGGTATTTAAGTGTCCCCCAGTGAACGCCCTCAGTTATTATAAGATCATAATATCCACATATATGAGTGCGTCTCTTCTTTATGCTGAAGATGTTGCCCGTGGTCACTTTTCCCATATTTTTTTGGACGAGGCTGGCCAAGCTTCTGAACCTGAAACCTTGATCCCTGTATCCCACCTCTGCACAATGAAAACTGTTGTTGTTCTGGCTGGAGACCAATTGCAATTGGGTCCAGTAATATATTCCAAGAAAGCAGATGAGTTTGGTTTGGGGGTTTCATATATGGAACGATTGTCTGGACTCCCGCTATATGCCAGTGGAGATACTAATTATGTAACACGATTGGTTCGGAACTATCGATGTCACCCAGCAATATTGCATCTTCCTTCAAAGTTGTTCTATTGTGGGGAATTGCTTGCTTGTAGAGATTCCACAACTTTCCTGACGATGGGGGAGTTGCTACCTAATAAGGAATTCCCTATTCTTTTCTGTGGCATCCAAGGATGCGATGAAAGAGAAGGAAATAACCCATCGTGGTTTAACCGCATTGAAGCCAGTAAGGTTATAGAAGTTGTCAATAGACTGATTGTAGGAGGGAACATAAAGGAGGAAAACATTGGCATAATAACTCCATATAGGCAACAAGTGTCAAAAATAAAACAGACACTTGAAAATCTAGATATGCCTAACATCAAAGTGGGTAGTGTCGAGCAATTCCAAGGACAAGAGAAGGAGGTTATTATCATATCAACAGTTCGATCAACTATCAAACATAACGAGTTTGACAGAGTCCACTGTCTTGGCTTTTTGAGCAATTATAGAAGGTTTAACGTGGCTATAACTCGTGCTATATCATTGCTGGTTATAATTGGGAATCCGCATATAATCTGCAAG GATGAAAATTGGAGCCAAATGTTGTGGTACTGTGTAGACAATTCATCTTACCAGGGTTGTTCTCTTCCTGAAAGGGTGGAACCTTATGACGATGAGGACACTGGAGAGAATCCATACTCGACTGAAGATAATGCGTGGCCCTCAAATAACGCAGAATGGGGTCAAGATTCATCAAACAATGCAGAATGGGACCAAGATTCTTCCCAGATAGGGCTCCCTAAACCTGTTACCGATGAAGCTGAGTGGTCTGATGGCTGGAGAAGTAATTAA
- the LOC111240533 gene encoding uncharacterized protein LOC111240533 isoform X2 codes for MTAEVVSMVMNNSAASALVLVVLVSSAAAAAAAIAEGCREDLIAFSGCLAYVSYPPNNLTESPSEKCCMAFSRAVESVCLCYVVGDPLILGFPLNTTRLFSLSSLYSSALPPLAAASNQTLGTSVSESFIFFCR; via the exons ATGACAGCAGAAGTGGTATCGATGGTGATGAATAATTCAGCAGCGTCAGCGTTGGTGCTCGTGGTGTTGGTGAGCTCCGcagcggcggcggcggcggcgatAGCGGAGGGGTGCAGGGAGGATCTAATAGCGTTTTCAGGATGTCTGGCATACGTGTCGTATCCGCCGAACAACCTGACAGAAAGTCCTTCGGAGAAGTGCTGCATGGCGTTCTCAAGGGCGGTAGAATCGGTTTGCCTCTGCTACGTTGTCGGCGACCCTCTGATTCTTGGCTTCCCTCTCAACACGACGAgactcttctctctctcttccctTT aTTCTTCTGCTCTGCCTCCTCTCGCCGCCGCATCGAATCAAACTCTGGGAACTTCTGTCAGTGagtctttcattttcttctgtcGTTAA